From the Nitrospirota bacterium genome, the window CTGTGGATCAGTCTGTCTTCAAACTGGACGAGCACTCCCTCTTCTTTCAGTTTCTCTATCGCGTTATCGATATCTGCTGTGTCGGCATTTATCCACCCCTGCAGTAAATGACGGGTCATGCCCCTGACACCCGATCTCCTCACCTTTGTGGCGATCTTCTCTCCAATATTGCCGTCCCTGTATACCTTAAGGTCATCAAGTCCATCTTTCTTCCGTCTCTTTCTTGCCTGTGAATCAAGGATAACCCCTCCGCCTATTGTAACAACAGGTGAGAAGCGCCTGATTATAAACCTGTCACCCGAGACAGCAACCACCGGCTCTTCCAGCCTTATCTGGCAAAAGGAGGTCTCCCCGGGTTTCAGTTCGTTGCGGTCATAGAGTATAACCCTGCCAATGGCCTCTGAGGTGGAGAGGTGAAAATGCACCCTCGATTTATTCTTCAGGACAGGGGCATCTTTAAGAAGGATCAGTTCTGCATCTATTGCATTGGTGGATATGAACCTGTCCGGCTCCACAACCAGTGCCCCCCTCTTCAGTTCTTCCTTCTGGACCCCCTGCAGATTGATGGCAACCCTCTGACCTGCATAAGCCTTTTCAATTGACTCACCATGACTCTGAAGTCCCCTGACCTTGCTCTTTATACCGGCCGGCAGTATCTCCACCTGGGCATCTGAGGAGAGTGACCCTGAGAGTGCGGTTCCTGTAACCACGGTCCCAAACCCCTTGAGGGTAAATATCCTGTCTATGGGAAGCCGGAACAGGCCGCCGGTTGATTTGGGGCTCACCTGAAGGGCAATCCGGTGTATCTTCTCCTTGAGGATGTCTATGTTTTCGCCGGTTTTTGATGATACCCCGAATATCTCGGCGCTCTCAAGAAAGGTGCCCTTAACAAAGTCCCTTACCTCCTCTTTGACAAGCTCAAGCCAGTCATCCTCTACAAGGTCGGTCTTGGTTATTACAATAATGCCTGACTTTATGTTGAGGAGGTTACATATCGCAAGGTGTTCCCTGCTCTGGGGCATAACACCCTCATCACCAGCAATCACTAAAAGTACGATATCAATACCGCCTGCACCGGCAAGCATATTCCTGACAAGCCGCTCATGTCCCGGCACATCCACTATGCCCACACAGAGGCCGTCGGGATAATGTATGTCGGCAAAACCAAGTTCAATGGTTATACCGCGCTCTTTCTCCTCTTTCAGGCGGTCTGGATCAACACCTGTAAGGGCCTTCACAAGGGCGCTCTTGCCGTGGTCTATATGTCCGGCAGTACCAAGGATTATATATCGCATGTTATTTTTCAATCAGGATCCGGAATCTGTTGTGAGTTTTTTGGACTTAGGCTGATTTATATTATACTAAAAAGATGGATAAGTTTTTACTGAAAACAGACTTCACCCCAAAAGGTGACCAGCCAACCGCGATAGAAGAGCTTACAGAGGGGGCTTTGAAGGGGTTTGAACACCAGGTCCTCCTTGGCGTCACAGGCTCCGGGAAAACGTTCACGATAGCAAATGTTGTTGCAAACCTTAACAGGCCCACACTGGTGGTTGTCCATAACAAGACACTTACTGCACAACTCTATGGCGAGTTCAGGGAGCTCTTCCCGGAAAATGCAGTTGAGTTCTTTGTCAGTTTTTATGACTATTACCAGCCTGAGGCATATATCCCGCAGTCGGATACATACATAGAGAAGGACTCCATGATAAATGACGATATCGACAGGATGCGTCACTCTGCAACAAGGGCTGTGCTCGAGAGGAGGGATACGATAGTCGTTGCCTCTGTATCGTGCATTTACGGTATCGGGTCACCGGAGGATTATATGGCCATGCACCTGGTGGTTGAGGAGGGGATGAGGACGGAAAGGGATGCCGTAATCAGGAGGCTCGTGGAGATGCTCTACGAGAGGTCCGAGACGGAGTTCAAAAGGGGAAACATCAGGGTGAGGGGTGACATAGTGGAGGTCTATCCCTCTTTTTCGCAGTACAGGGGAATAAGGATCGAGTTCTTTGGTGATGAGATAGACGCCGTTTATGAATTCGACACCCTTACAGGTGAGAGGATAAAGAGACTGACAAAGGTGACGCTCTATCCTAACAGCCACTGGATAACGCCGGGAGAGAGGCTTGAACCGGCCCTCAAGTCAATAGAAGAGGAACTTGAGGAGAGGATCGAATACTTTCTGAAACACGGAAAGAACATCGAGGCCCAGAGGATTGAGCAGCGCACACGGTTTGACCTCGAGCTGCTGAGGGAATTCGGCTACTGTCATGGTATCGAGAATTATTCCCGCCACCTCAGCGGCCGTGCCCCCGGAGAACCCCCATATACCCTGATAGATTATTTCCCTGATGACTATCTGCTTGTAGTAGACGAGTCACATGTTACCATTCCCCAGATCGGGGGAATGCATGCGGGCGACCGTTCAAGAAAACAGACCCTTGTAGAGCACGGGTTCCGGTTGCCCTCCGCCCTTGACAACCGTCCACTTACATTTCAGGAGTTTGAGCAGAGGGTCAACCAGGCCATCTATGTATCCGCCACTCCGGGGCCGTATGAACTTGAAAAATCAGGGGGAAGGGTGGTGGAGCAGATTATAAGGCCAACCGGTCTCATTGACCCCCGGATGACTGTCAGGCCTGTTGCAGGGCAGGTTGAAGACCTCCTGGACGAGATCAAAAAGAGGGCGGAAAAAGATGAGCGGGTACTTGTTACAACCCTTACAAAGAAGATGGCGGAGGACCTTACCGATTATTATACAGAGCTTGGCGTGAGGGCAAGGTATCTCCACTCTGACATAGATACCCTTGAGAGGGTGAAGATTTTAAGGGATTTGAGGATGGGAAAGTTTGATGTTCTCATAGGTGTCAATCTGCTAAGGGAGGGGCTTGACCTTCCCGAGGTCTCCCTTGTGGCTGTCTTTGATGCAGACAAGGAGGGGTTTCTTCGCTCCGAGAGGTCTCTAATACAGATAGCAGGACGGGCTGCAAGGAATGTCAATGGTGAGGTTATTCTCTACGCCGACAGGATTACCAATTCCATGAAAAAGGCCCTTGAGGAGACAGAGCGGCGGAGGAAGATACAGCTGGAGTATAACAGGCGGATGGGCATAACCCCTGAGACTGTAAAGAGCAACATAAAGGATGTCCTGAGTTCCATATACGAGGCGGATTACCGGGCAGTGCCCTCAGTGGAGGAACCGGTAGAGGAGTATGTCTCTGATGAGAAGACCATCAGGAGACTTGAGGAAGAGATGAAAGAGGCTGCAAAGAGGCTCGATTTTGAAAAGGCAGCCATTCTCAGGGACAGGATAAAGAGATTGAAAGAGCGGATGTTAGAGCTTTGCTAATATCCTGTTTCTCTCCCTGAGCTGTTCAGTGAGCACCTCTTTCATGAGTGTGCATGC encodes:
- the selB gene encoding selenocysteine-specific translation elongation factor, giving the protein MRYIILGTAGHIDHGKSALVKALTGVDPDRLKEEKERGITIELGFADIHYPDGLCVGIVDVPGHERLVRNMLAGAGGIDIVLLVIAGDEGVMPQSREHLAICNLLNIKSGIIVITKTDLVEDDWLELVKEEVRDFVKGTFLESAEIFGVSSKTGENIDILKEKIHRIALQVSPKSTGGLFRLPIDRIFTLKGFGTVVTGTALSGSLSSDAQVEILPAGIKSKVRGLQSHGESIEKAYAGQRVAINLQGVQKEELKRGALVVEPDRFISTNAIDAELILLKDAPVLKNKSRVHFHLSTSEAIGRVILYDRNELKPGETSFCQIRLEEPVVAVSGDRFIIRRFSPVVTIGGGVILDSQARKRRKKDGLDDLKVYRDGNIGEKIATKVRRSGVRGMTRHLLQGWINADTADIDNAIEKLKEEGVLVQFEDRLIHRDIFQGLRERITDTLKKFHKNNPLKPGMSKEVLRSLFGLEQRTFQGILSIIEEIVVEKDTVRLADFTVAVTDRFMEIKKDVLELLKRDGFQPLTKEELSKYFELKGKEMDDILKLMVQEGSIARITDSIYLLRENYDRMLHLLKEYYSGKDTMSVGEFRDLLGTTRKYALPFLEYLDSNKITLRVGDVRKLHPAFKKG
- the uvrB gene encoding excinuclease ABC subunit UvrB, with translation MDKFLLKTDFTPKGDQPTAIEELTEGALKGFEHQVLLGVTGSGKTFTIANVVANLNRPTLVVVHNKTLTAQLYGEFRELFPENAVEFFVSFYDYYQPEAYIPQSDTYIEKDSMINDDIDRMRHSATRAVLERRDTIVVASVSCIYGIGSPEDYMAMHLVVEEGMRTERDAVIRRLVEMLYERSETEFKRGNIRVRGDIVEVYPSFSQYRGIRIEFFGDEIDAVYEFDTLTGERIKRLTKVTLYPNSHWITPGERLEPALKSIEEELEERIEYFLKHGKNIEAQRIEQRTRFDLELLREFGYCHGIENYSRHLSGRAPGEPPYTLIDYFPDDYLLVVDESHVTIPQIGGMHAGDRSRKQTLVEHGFRLPSALDNRPLTFQEFEQRVNQAIYVSATPGPYELEKSGGRVVEQIIRPTGLIDPRMTVRPVAGQVEDLLDEIKKRAEKDERVLVTTLTKKMAEDLTDYYTELGVRARYLHSDIDTLERVKILRDLRMGKFDVLIGVNLLREGLDLPEVSLVAVFDADKEGFLRSERSLIQIAGRAARNVNGEVILYADRITNSMKKALEETERRRKIQLEYNRRMGITPETVKSNIKDVLSSIYEADYRAVPSVEEPVEEYVSDEKTIRRLEEEMKEAAKRLDFEKAAILRDRIKRLKERMLELC